The nucleotide sequence ATTTCGAGTAGATTTATCTTCTGGGGCAACGCATCTGATTTTGAAATTCTTCATCTTTGAttcccttttgttttttttttttaaaatccaatTTCGCTAATTAGTTGACTATTGCCGACATACGGCAAAGTGTTTTTGTCTCTGTCTGATTGTAAGTTAGGTTTCTGGTCGCTGTAGTAAGTAATGTTTTGTTGATCGATAACTACATTTTTTAATGAATTGAGAGATTAACAACGCATTGTTCTGGTACGCCTACCTTTCGTGAAGACCATTGAGAAACGTTTCTGTGTGTTCTGTTAGATTGTTAGTTTATTGTAAACATGAATGATATATCTACTTCACCACTTGTAAGAAGTGGTTGCTTTTTACCTGTTTTCAATTTTGGGAGGTAGTGAGATGAAAGCGCTCTTAACTTGAGATAATGAACTAGTTCCCTGTTATATTGTAACACGTTAAAGGTTTCAAGTGATTTGCTGCTTCGATGGCGAGCTAGTATTGACTTTGTTTGAAACGGTTTGCAGAAGCCAAGAGCTGAAAATCAGGATGCGCAGGTGGATCTGTTGTGGGCGTATATCAGGAGGAGATTCAGATTTATCAAATGATGAGCAACATCTCAAAACCCAatggcaacaacaacaacaacctgaTGGTATGTATATGTATAGTGCTATTGTTTGTGTGCTAGAATAAGCTTTAGCTTTAAGGCTTTGTAAGGATTAGGAGTTTATTGTAATACGTTTGGTTGTTCTTTCTCGTCACACACATGCAGCAGCAAACCAAAAGCTAAAACCACAGCCTGCTACAAAACCTGACGCCCCCAAAGAAgctcttcccattgaagtccctCCCTTGTCTGTGGAAGAGGTGAAAGAGAAGACAGACAATTTTGGATCAAAGTCACTGATTGGCGAGGGATCTTACGGAAGGGTCTATTACGCAACGCTTAACGATGGTAAAGCAGTGGCTTTGAAGAAACTCGATGTTGCACCTGAAGCTGAAACAAACGCTGAGTTCTTGAGTCAGGTTACAACTCTTTCTTTAAACTCCCTTTTACCCTCCTTTGTCTTTACATCTTATTGGTTGCTTCTCCTTAGGTTTCTATGGTTTCGAGACTGAAACATGATAACCTCATCCAACTAGTCGGTTACTGCGTCGACGAGGACCTCCGTGTTCTTGCTTACGAGTTCGCAACGATGGGATCACTTCACGACGTTCTACACGGTAGGAAAGGAGTGCAAGGCGCGCAGCCAGGTCCGACGCTAGACTGGATAACGAGGGTGAAGATAGCCGTCGAGGCGGCTAGGGGATTAGAGTACCTTCACGAGAAGGTTCAGCCTCCTGTGATACACAGAGACGTGAGATCTAGCAACGTGCTTCTCTTTGAAGACTATCAAGCGAAAATCGCTGATTTTAATCTCTCGAATCAGGCTCCTGATAACGCTGCTCGTCTTCACTCTACTAGAGTCTTGGGAACCTTTGGCTATCACGCTCCAGAGTAATGTTCCTTTTGAAAACCTTGAAAGCTCTCTGCAGATGAAAGTGTAAACGTGTGTGTTTTTGTTGGCAGATATGCCATGACTGGACAGTTGACGCAGAAGAGTGACGTGTATAGCTTTGGGGTTGTGCTGCTTGAGCTTTTGACAGGGAGGAAGCCTGTGGATCACACGATGCCACGTGGCCAGCAGAGTCTTGTAACATGGGTATGTTTGTTATCTGTGTGATGTCTGAATTGGTATACTGCTCtgtgttgatctcctgtccctTTATTGTTCAGGCTACACCGAGACTTAGTGAAGACAAAGTGAAGCAGTGTGTTGATCCAAAGCTAAAAGGAGAGTATCCTCCTAAATCAGTTGCTAAGGTAACACTTAAATTACAATGctgtttccatttttttaatctCAAGCTTTTATCTGAAGTATAATGTGTGGCAAATGCAGCTAGCAGCGGTGGCAGCGTTGTGTGTGCAATACGAATCTGAGTTTAGACCGAATATGAGTATAGTTGTGAAAGCTTTGCAGCCACTTCTCAAACCTCCAGCTCCAGCAGCCCCAGTACCTGAGCCCTGAGTTTGTGTTACAGAGTTGGATACCTTTGTTCATACGAAGTTAGAAAATTTCTCTGGTTTGGGGaagggaaaacaaaaaatataatatttgatatctatgttgtttttctttatggGGATGGGATTTTACTAGTTGGCATTTTGGTGTGTGACAGGAGAGTACTTAATAGTTTGCATTTGTTTATGTCTGGATTGGAAACAGGCTGTTTTGCTTTGCTTGTCGTGGTGGAGAACCACTATGTAACTGCATTCTTGCTGTTCTATGGTCTGACGATATTGACAACTCTTTCAAGCTAATCTGATTCTAtcatctataatattatttcatttatagAGTCAACACAGTGCCTAACAAGTTGTCTATAGTTCGtgttctgattctgattctaTAATGCAACCGAGAATCTATATCAGTTTTCGAACTTCAGATTCGAATAGCAATTGCcctaaaaatattctttttcttttttttttgtaactgggcttccctaaaaatatttttgttgctAAGTTCTTCGTCCTTTTTTTTCCTCCATGTATGTGATCAATCACACAACTTGTTAGGCACTCTAAACCAGCGATTAAAATCATCCTTAGTTTTTTCAGAGATGCAAAGGTGCTACGGTGATGTATCTATATTCCACAATtaatctgatttttttatttttttttaaattaaacagaaaaaaagtttttaataataaaaaattgaaaatttgaacCCCCAAATGGGGTTCATTGATATTCATGCTCTTATGTCTCAGCGATCCAATTGATCCGACCCAGACGAAACCCAAAGGAAAGCTAACTTGGTCGAATTTTATAACGTTCTTAAGAAACAACTTAAatcacaataaaaaaattctaagagATATCATGATACTACTGTACAATACTTTAGAGAATgacagaaaaaatataaatgacaataacataataatataaaactcgGAGACAAGGTTAATGATTTTCGCCAAAAAGGATACATACAGTATTTGTAATATTGCTGAAGAGTTTTGAAGCCTAtgcatatttttaaatcttatcatatttttaacCAAGTAGTAAAACGAGaactgaaaaagaaagaagaacgTTTTCTTATCATAAACTCTCTcaagtgtttttaaaattttagaacttTTTTCCATATTTTCGCATTATTAATTGGACATTAATGCAAACTTAACATTTCAATCctctaatatttttcttttgcgtTTAAAACCTTTtcaaaaagacataatttttttaaatacaagaaaactAGGTGTTTGTCCGCGATGCGGGcttaaacatatttataaatttttgaaaagttctttgtacactatattcattatactaaaataaatcttaaaataacttaatattctatttttaattatataattaaaaaaatatttgattaatatttaattatataatttatgttttaactttttactaaatttttttttcagataacaatacaatatatatatagaaattatctttttaattatatttatagattttggataattcaatattctattttaattatataattaaaatttttatttgattaatatttagttatataatttatatttttaactttttatatataattcatgtttttaactttttactaaaaaactttttcagataacaatacaatatatacagaaattatctctttttaaaattatatttttagatttttgataattcttactattattaattttaatcaattatctaatcatataaattaaaatttcgtttttattttttaatttagttatgcattttattcattaagagtataaataatattaacaaatCTAACTTTTAACGAGTTCGATtctaaaaatttacttcgcaaataatagtattgaTAGTTTGTCAAACACACCCGGATGGTTTGCCTTCAAATTGTTACATCGTCAATATTCTTAACTGGTCTGCTTAGCGGGTTAGAGGGGACGGGGTGTGCTACAAGATCTTGAAAACTTTGtgctacaaaaaaaagatattatggTTGTAGATCGGCGTGTTTGGACCAGACAAATTAATTGGTTACGGATCAAAGATCCTAAATTTATTGGTTATGAAAAACATAAACAGAAGGCTCTCCATATATAATTGAATAAACATTGACTCGGTTCTACATGAGATATTATTCCAATTAAAGTATCCAACATTGAAGAGAGACTATGACCAGCTTTAGGGTTTTATGCTTTAAAAGTAGTACCAAAAGCTATATGCAGAGAGTATATATGAGGTCATAATGTTATCCACCCACATACAAAGATATGAGAAGGCGTATGGCGAGGCAACGTGAGAGTGTGCATGAACTGTTCCATCCACGTGTAGAACGTGAGTTGCGACTAACTTGCATGAGGTTGGCTCACGTGTGGGCCATCACGTGCCACGTTGTACTAACTAGTGGTCATAACTGCGGCCATGTCACACTTGCACTCCCTTGGCTTTTCACAGAGGGCAAAGAAACCAAAAAGATGTCCTAAATGGCgagaaaataaagttaccactagaatatgtttttttcttttcttttggtaCTTCACTTGTCGTCATATGTATCTAACCATGTCTATAATCAATTCAGTTTGGTGCCACACTGGGCcttgtttatatataaattatgtcaTTTTTTGTCAGCAAAACATGCTTGTCTATCATGATTATATACGCACATTGACGTCGTATCAAGAATTAAGCCAGTGTGAGTAAGAAAAAAGATGCAAGAGAATTGGGTCTATAGCCCTAATCTATCATCCAATGGTTTTGACCATTTAACATTTTCAAAGCTTTCTCTAGATCCATCAATAACATTTTCCCTTAAACcgtaaaacgttttttttttcctttttatctcAATACTTATTTGACATTGACTAGATATATACTATAGTCTAGCTAATTAGGATTCGTACAGTTGATTAAATGTTATCTTCTTGATATGAAATTGGCATTACTAGAATCTCGTAATCACGtgagaatatatatttcttcTCTAAATCGTTCAAATATAACCCCACAAAATGCCCGAACGTCGCTGTATTTGATTATTCTTGAGAATATATGAAAGATGAAAACCCAAAGGTTAACCTAGAAATGCTATAAATTGGGGGCAGTTCCTAAACTCAATATCTGCAACCAATACTGAAAATCCACTAGTAAGACCTGAAACACACAAAACCCTTATCTAAAAATGGCAGTGATGAGTTATAACAAATCAGAAGGCACGCTATACGAGTCAACTCAGACTCGGCCAGTTCCTTACATACAAACTGTTGGCCAAGAGAGCGGAGGAGACGATGATGACGACGACTCTGACGTGGCTCCGGCGGCTTGATCATGTGCATTCTGCCGTATATTTGCTATTTATAAACTTAAATAGCAGCCAGTTATTTCAGTAGTAATTGTGCTTCTTGTCATAGaactacacacacacacatatatctATTTAGCTGAAGTACTAGATCGTGCATGCCTGTATATCCATGTCGCAAGCGGGCTTATAGTATGTATTATATAAACAACATTTCTGACTCTGCAGTGTTGAGAGATTTAGCTAGCTTTAAGTATTAATATAATGTATCGTGCGTCAATTACTAATGATAATCATGaaataatattacattatgTACACATTATTAGTGTCAATTgcagacatatatatatattatgtaatacaGTTCTTATCTTCCTTTGCTCAGCTTTTTGTCGTCTCTTTATCTCTTAATAGGAGATAGGACCACTTACAGCAAAAATTATGACTTATATGTGCAAAAAGTACTggatttaaattaagaaaaacaattgATGATATAAATCTAAAAGTGTAGAACATTGTTAATTTCTTGAATAGCTATTAGCGAACTATGACATATGATGTTCATTGATCAGAGAGAAGATATATAGTTTTGTCGCGGAGACTTTGGCTCATCAATCAATTGATCTATTGGCGCAATACTTCTGTGCTGAAACGTGCTAGCATCAGATGATGAGAAGCATTCAGCACCACAATGTTTTTCCCAATGGGTAACTCATTTATGTATGTATACATGTTACAATGCATGTACGTATCACGTATGGGCACATGAGTAACTCATTTTCGTGCATGACTTGTTCACAAAACAACCAATCTTGTGGTGAAGTGTTTGATTAACCTGCTATAGTCGAACATCGGATGTTCTGAAGCATTCTACGTCTTTCCTTATTTGTAAGTAAATTTAtggattttatatatagtttatgtaTGTAAGTAGCATATACATTAGAACAAACTATTAAGTTTTCAAGTCGTAGTAAACTAACAGTATTCTAAGATTGTTATTCATAACCACATTGATGACTAGCTAGCTACAAATTTCATCGGAAAGTACAGATACAAAACTGACCGTTACTTGGATATTAGTAGAACAAAATTAGTAAATTAGGTTTCGTTGGATTATATTCTTTAATTAGTTGTGTTCAACGAACACTAAGtaagtatttaaaattgtaACAAAGAGGATGAGCATATGAGAAACAATTTGCTCAATAACTATGTTCATTTTGGTTTCACCAATGCAACATGTTATGTTTCACATCTCATTCTATGCCAGTACTACTTTTCATatcttcatttttcttattgttTCTCTTATACCGAACAAatggattttagtttttgattaaaAAGTATATCATTTATACagttatcacactttcaaatcttTGCTTAGTATAGCCATTTTCGATTTTGATCCACCTAGGCTATTTGTGTAAACCTTCAGTTTGAAGAGAAAATGTTATATTGAGTAACTTTTCCAGTAATTCCGACAAAACAATGTCTTTCCTCGAAAACCCAATCATGTGATATTTCTTTATATTCTATTTTCTTAATCGATTCGCGTGTTAACATATAAGTATATTCTGATTAATATAGAATATAGTTAGAAGTGTATGATATATGAGTGAGATTGTGAGACCCTCTTTAGCTCTTCTCTTGCTTAATTTGTGGGTCTCATTTATTGTGGATAGCCAAAATGATGCTCGTGATAGTCAGGAATTATACATAAACAGTAATAGACCCCTTCCTGTACCCCCTACCAAAAAGCGTACTACACACTACACAGTAAAAAAGAATGGAAAATTACTTATTGTGTTATTTATTTGTCCGAACTTTCATTATCATCATGatcatggacatcgttttagcTGACATATGATAGTAGTTCTAATCTTGATTTAATTTTGGAgaaataatttctaaattatacatttttaccTATTACTAGTTTTGAAGTTAGAGAGAgcagaaaaaatatttgttagcggtcaaatatattaaatttctgATAAATTACATCAAGTTAGATATATAATTTCAGAGCGAAGGTAATAGTATATTTCTTAAGTCCACCTTATCGACATGTGTCTATATATCGTATAGAGCAGGACGCATATGATCCTAGATTGGTTCCACCTTTGTccttaggggtgggcgttcgggttcggatcgggtatttcggattttcgggtatttcggtatagaggtttagaatccgttcgggtatttctgtacttcggatcgggttcgggtatttttagttcggattcggttatttcggatcgggttcggatatttagattttgaaaaaaaaattaaaattttcatttctcaagtttgttgtatttaaaaatataactttcagttaactaattttttatttttaatagattgaatggttaatagatttggacataacattttaaaactaaaaatgcattaatttagttatttttttttaattttggatgtaactttttgttaatttttgaaataaaaaacttgacgtGCATTTTAAGTgggtagcaaatcattttttccataattgtatgtatatcatatgaacttaaagtatgtgtagtatcaatataaatattttatataaaatgagaaatataaactagaaatataaggttaattatacatatgttcggatagcttcggatatccattcgggttcgggtattatccgttcgggttcggatatccaatctctctttattcaatacccgttcgggtattttactatttcggttcggatttcggttcgggtttttcggatcgggttcgggtgccacttcggatatcgggtaaagtgcccacccctatttGTCCTGATCGAACACAATTCATCTattgtgattaaaaaaaaaaaagaacaaaattcaTCTAAATTTTTATGTGGCCAAGTACCTTCAACGACTTTTTTCCATATATGTAGCTCTTATTGCAATCAATTATCTTGGCattcatgtcatatttttttgtccattGTTCCATCTCGTCATACATTGATTTACATCGTTTTTCTCATATATATAGCTGATGCAGCCAGTTATTTGTGTATGATAgtgatgttttctttttaaaaatgttttgcatGAGGAGTTGATTGTAAGGAAGTGAACTGGAGAAGGAGTTAGATGTGATATGATTGATTTTATATGCTTCCAAGCTGATTTATAGTATACAATACTGGTGAATTTGATTTGTGAGAACAGTATGAACTAGAGAAGTGTCCGGctaacatatttcaaaaattCTGAGGGCTTTCAAAGGTGTTTGTGTTGTTGGCTGTTTTTCGTTTAGAACCAATAATTAGTAAAGTTTTTAGTGGTTGGTCCACTCTTTGCATGGGATTTATTTAGGTTATAAATTTTTTGTAAGCTCTTATTTGTTGTGTATTAAATTTGCATTTGGAAGTGATATGTATGATAATggttgaaaaaatattttaaactggGAGTTGATTGCAAGGAAGAATTACTAGGCCTAGACGTTTTTACCCTAAATCGAACTCTTTATAATGTGAACCGAAAAACTGAAATCTGATCCCAACCGTTATACAAAATATACGAATGTGATTAAAAGTTTGGTAACCGAACCAGAATTCGAAATAAGTTAAGTATGTTCGCCCAGGCCTAAGAATTACCATTTGCAAGTCATTGTCTAAAGTCAACGGCCTAAGGCCCAAATACAAGGCCCAAACACAATATATCCTTTTAGTTCCCACGTGCGAGAATCCATCGTCTTCCTCgcctaccctaaaccctaatttttggGGGTTTCTACCCATTTTGCAGATCCTCAGATCCGATCTTTCCTATCAATCCAACCGGAGCTTCCGCTCCAAAGGCGAAGTCTTTTACCCATGACATCGAAGTTTACGAAACTCAGCGGCCAATTCATCGGCAAATTCACCCGTGTCACCGCCTTGCCTGCCCATCACACTGATATGGTCCAAAGGGTTTCGATCTTAAAAAACGAGCTTTTAGCGACGGGTAACAGTAAGGAGAGGTTCGAGAGCGTTTTGGATCAGAAAGGGCAGTGGCTGTTTCGAAGTTATCGCGATGGAGCTGGGATCGTCGAGCTTATGGACCAACTCTTTACGCTTCCTTACTTAGCTCTTCAGGTTTAACATTTTCAtcttttgtttgtgtgtttttgatTGAAAGTTCGAATCTTTCAATCTGCCCTGTGTTTGATTTGGTGTGTAAGAACAAAACATCAATGAGTTGAAACCATAATGTTAGAGATTAGGTTTTGACTTTTATGTCATTTGTCTAAAGTTCGAATCTTGCATCTGCCCTGTTTCGTTATTAGATTGATTTGGTGTGTAAGGACAAGACATCAATGTGTCAAAGATTTGGTCCAGGGCATCTAAGTCTTTGAGTGTGTTTCAGGTTTTGGAGTGGAGAAGGAGACAGTTTGATTGTTGTATCCCTCTGACAACTGAGGAGTATGCGAAAGGAATCAAGATCGCAGGTCGAGCTAGGGACATAAGCTTTGCGGTGTTTCTATTCAACGAGGCTGCTAAGAAACGAAGTCAGACGACTTCAGTGTACAATGCTCTGATGAGTGCTTACATGTACAACGGACTCGCCGAGGAGTGCCAGTCGGTTTTCAGAGACTTCAGGAGGCAAACACATTGTGCGCCGACCGTTGTGACGTATAATATTCTTATATCTGTGTACGGTCGGCTTCTGATGGTGAAGAATATGGAAGCAGCTTTTGAAGAGATGCAGAAACTGAAGCTTTCTCCAAATGCCAGTACTTATAACTGTCTGATTGCTGGTTATGTGACTGCCTGGAACTGGGATAAGTTGGAAGCAACTTTTCGAGAGATGAAGACAGGTCTAGTTCAGCCTGATACGGAGACGTGTCTTCTAATGCTTCGTGGGTATGCAAACTCAGGGGATTTGAATAAAATGGAAGAGATGTATGAATCTGTTAAAGATCAGGTTGGTGTAAACAGGGGTGCTTTGGTCAGAGCCATGATCTGTGCGTATTGTAAGAAAGCTGTTGAGGGTAGAGTCGAAAAGATTGAGAATCTATTGAGTCTTCTCTCTGGGGAGGAATATTACCCTTGGTTGAATGTGCTTTTGATTCGTCTGTATGCTCAAGAAGACATTCTTGAATCAATGGAGAGGAGGATCGACGAGGCGTTTAAGCACAACACATGTGTTAATAAATCGAGTATTATGAGGGCGATCACTGCAGCTTACTTCAGAAGTAATGAAGTAGACAGTCTTGTTAGTTTCGTCAAGCGCGCAGAGTCTGCTGGATGGAAGCTATGCAGGTCTCTCTACCACTGTAAGATACTGATGTATGGCTCACAAAGACGCTTTGAAGAGATGGAAGGGGTTGTAAATGAGATGGGTGAGACTAATTATGGGCTGGTTACTAAGACGTTTGCGATTATGGTTAAGGCTTATAAAAGTCACGGAATGGAGTTGAGTGCTGAGAGAGTTATAGGAAAGATGCTGAAACATGGGTGTCTACATATTCCAAGAACGCATCTAACTCAATCGGCTTCAGATGCAACTCAAGTTGCGTAAAGAGTCCTGTTGTTTTGAGTTGTTCAGTGTTTTTATCAAGTGTGGGCATTGGCCATACAGAAGATCAAAAGGTTAGTGTTGTTTCTGTCTTTGCATTGATGGTTACTTACGACGGTGTTGTGCTTACCGTTTGGTTTCTTTTATTTGGTATATCAGGATGTAGAGCTGTGCCCCATGAGCCTTGATAAAAAGATGCTGGCTAGGCTTCCATAATCCGTAACCGGAGTTTTGTTTGAGATGAGGTAGAGCACCCTTTGTCTCCCGTCATGAGTGAACTCAGTCATCATTATGTAGCCACAGTTGTACATGTTAACGGCAAGAGTTTGAAGCTTCCATGGCAGATTTTTGAATATATTGGTGGATGAGAGAACCTTAGTAAAACAAAATCTCTGTGAGTCATGAGGACAGGGTCTGCATTTTTTTACTTGTGTAACAGCTGACAGATTCTTCTCTCGTAAGAAAATGAGAACAGGCTCTGCCAAGTGAATTTATTAGTTATCTTGAGAGACCTGACCGTTTGCAGTGTGTTTCTCGTCCTACCAGCTCTCTGTGGGTCCAGTTACCGATATCCCCAAGTCAAACTTTTTGTTGTTAGGTTATTAGCACTCTTACATCATCCACATCTGCTCTGTTGTTTTGCGTTGAGCTCTGTTTGTAATTTTGAGGAAGAGATAGCTCAGTTACATCAATGTCGGTATAGTGGGAACCTTATTCAGAAATTCTAATAAGCCATGGAGCCTTTTGTCGTTATGAGCTGTGTCAAACCATTTCATTAGAGTTCTTTGTTTAAATGCATTTTTTTCATGTATGTTATCATACAAATGAATAAGATCTACCAGCAATAACTTTATGTAAAATGGTTATAAAAGCAACCCTCATCACAAAAGAATAACAATCAACTAGAGAGGcactcttttttctttctttcttgttttaaCCTGGAGACCAAAGTGATCAGAGTGCTTTTGAAGTGTAGTGTTGAAATGAAGGTTGTTCCAGTGGATTTTGAATTTGAGGCATCTTCAGTTTTGATGTTGCCATAAGGTTGTAAACCAATTGATCTCATTTGAGGTAATAAAGCTGCAAGAATAGTCTTTATGAGTAACATAGCAACCATACTCTAGAAAGTAGAAACTGTCACAACATGAAGCCGGTTAAAATTGGgctcttgatttttttttttgatcaacaaaAACCACCGTAATAGATAGGAACCATCCACCTACGTACCATACACCACATTGTTTGATATGCATTAATTTGTCTGTGCCTACATGAGACCCAAAACCAAAACCCATTTGGTTCTTCATGCATTTCCCCTTTGTTCTACTTTGTCTTCGCGTTCCTTTTTATGGAGATCTATCTTTGGAACATACTGTGTTTTCTTCTTGCCAAAATCCGAGATGTTGGCTGGCCTG is from Brassica napus cultivar Da-Ae chromosome A4, Da-Ae, whole genome shotgun sequence and encodes:
- the LOC106348380 gene encoding PTI1-like tyrosine-protein kinase 2 isoform X1, which translates into the protein MNDISTSPLVRSGCFLPVFNFGRSQELKIRMRRWICCGRISGGDSDLSNDEQHLKTQWQQQQQPDAANQKLKPQPATKPDAPKEALPIEVPPLSVEEVKEKTDNFGSKSLIGEGSYGRVYYATLNDGKAVALKKLDVAPEAETNAEFLSQVSMVSRLKHDNLIQLVGYCVDEDLRVLAYEFATMGSLHDVLHGRKGVQGAQPGPTLDWITRVKIAVEAARGLEYLHEKVQPPVIHRDVRSSNVLLFEDYQAKIADFNLSNQAPDNAARLHSTRVLGTFGYHAPEYAMTGQLTQKSDVYSFGVVLLELLTGRKPVDHTMPRGQQSLVTWATPRLSEDKVKQCVDPKLKGEYPPKSVAKLAAVAALCVQYESEFRPNMSIVVKALQPLLKPPAPAAPVPEP
- the LOC106348380 gene encoding PTI1-like tyrosine-protein kinase 2 isoform X2, whose protein sequence is MNDISTSPLVRSGCFLPVFNFGRSQELKIRMRRWICCGRISGGDSDLSNDEQHLKTQWQQQQQPDANQKLKPQPATKPDAPKEALPIEVPPLSVEEVKEKTDNFGSKSLIGEGSYGRVYYATLNDGKAVALKKLDVAPEAETNAEFLSQVSMVSRLKHDNLIQLVGYCVDEDLRVLAYEFATMGSLHDVLHGRKGVQGAQPGPTLDWITRVKIAVEAARGLEYLHEKVQPPVIHRDVRSSNVLLFEDYQAKIADFNLSNQAPDNAARLHSTRVLGTFGYHAPEYAMTGQLTQKSDVYSFGVVLLELLTGRKPVDHTMPRGQQSLVTWATPRLSEDKVKQCVDPKLKGEYPPKSVAKLAAVAALCVQYESEFRPNMSIVVKALQPLLKPPAPAAPVPEP
- the LOC106348380 gene encoding PTI1-like tyrosine-protein kinase 2 isoform X4, which translates into the protein MRRWICCGRISGGDSDLSNDEQHLKTQWQQQQQPDANQKLKPQPATKPDAPKEALPIEVPPLSVEEVKEKTDNFGSKSLIGEGSYGRVYYATLNDGKAVALKKLDVAPEAETNAEFLSQVSMVSRLKHDNLIQLVGYCVDEDLRVLAYEFATMGSLHDVLHGRKGVQGAQPGPTLDWITRVKIAVEAARGLEYLHEKVQPPVIHRDVRSSNVLLFEDYQAKIADFNLSNQAPDNAARLHSTRVLGTFGYHAPEYAMTGQLTQKSDVYSFGVVLLELLTGRKPVDHTMPRGQQSLVTWATPRLSEDKVKQCVDPKLKGEYPPKSVAKLAAVAALCVQYESEFRPNMSIVVKALQPLLKPPAPAAPVPEP
- the LOC106348380 gene encoding PTI1-like tyrosine-protein kinase 2 isoform X3 — its product is MRRWICCGRISGGDSDLSNDEQHLKTQWQQQQQPDAANQKLKPQPATKPDAPKEALPIEVPPLSVEEVKEKTDNFGSKSLIGEGSYGRVYYATLNDGKAVALKKLDVAPEAETNAEFLSQVSMVSRLKHDNLIQLVGYCVDEDLRVLAYEFATMGSLHDVLHGRKGVQGAQPGPTLDWITRVKIAVEAARGLEYLHEKVQPPVIHRDVRSSNVLLFEDYQAKIADFNLSNQAPDNAARLHSTRVLGTFGYHAPEYAMTGQLTQKSDVYSFGVVLLELLTGRKPVDHTMPRGQQSLVTWATPRLSEDKVKQCVDPKLKGEYPPKSVAKLAAVAALCVQYESEFRPNMSIVVKALQPLLKPPAPAAPVPEP
- the BNAC04G41400D gene encoding uncharacterized protein BNAC04G41400D, with translation MAVMSYNKSEGTLYESTQTRPVPYIQTVGQESGGDDDDDDSDVAPAA
- the LOC106348378 gene encoding pentatricopeptide repeat-containing protein At2g30780 produces the protein MTSKFTKLSGQFIGKFTRVTALPAHHTDMVQRVSILKNELLATGNSKERFESVLDQKGQWLFRSYRDGAGIVELMDQLFTLPYLALQVLEWRRRQFDCCIPLTTEEYAKGIKIAGRARDISFAVFLFNEAAKKRSQTTSVYNALMSAYMYNGLAEECQSVFRDFRRQTHCAPTVVTYNILISVYGRLLMVKNMEAAFEEMQKLKLSPNASTYNCLIAGYVTAWNWDKLEATFREMKTGLVQPDTETCLLMLRGYANSGDLNKMEEMYESVKDQVGVNRGALVRAMICAYCKKAVEGRVEKIENLLSLLSGEEYYPWLNVLLIRLYAQEDILESMERRIDEAFKHNTCVNKSSIMRAITAAYFRSNEVDSLVSFVKRAESAGWKLCRSLYHCKILMYGSQRRFEEMEGVVNEMGETNYGLVTKTFAIMVKAYKSHGMELSAERVIGKMLKHGCLHIPRTHLTQSASDATQVA